The Humulus lupulus chromosome 3, drHumLupu1.1, whole genome shotgun sequence genome window below encodes:
- the LOC133822098 gene encoding 2-methylene-furan-3-one reductase produces MYATATLTSPTPQFRIRTTTLHPQPLSHPFSITFPGIYKTFSPIISFSPHNLYLSNVPPHALRVSASSQASPASTETSKLASIPSQMKAWVYGEYGAVDVLKFESNVSVPEVKDDQVLIKVAAAALNPVDFKRRLGKFKDTDSPLPTVPGYDVAGVVVKVGSQVKEFKVGDEVYGDIHEKALDGPKQFGSLAEYTAVEEKLLALKPKNLDFAQAAAFPLAIETAYEGLERTGFSAGKSILVLNGAGGVGSLVIQLAKQVFGASRVAATASTGKLELLKSLGVDLAIDYTKENFEDLQEKFDVVYDAIGQCDRAVKAIKEGGSVVALTGAVTPPGFRFVVTSNGEALKKLNPYLESGKVKPVIDSKGPFPFSQVVEAFSYIETNRAVGKVVIHPIP; encoded by the exons ATGTATGCCACTGCCACTCTCACCTCTCCAACTCCCCAATTCCGGATCCGTACAACCACCCTTCATCCACAACCACTTTCTCACCCATTTTCCATCACTTTCCCGGGAATCTATAAGACTTTCTCTCCAATTATCTCCTTCTCACCCCACAATCTCTACCTTTCCAATGTTCCTCCTCATGCTCTCAGAGTCTCCGCTAGTTCCCAAGCCTCCCCTGCCTCCACAGAGACCTCAAAACTAGCTTCTATCCCAtcccagatgaaggcttgggtGTACGGAGAATATGGAGCTGTAGATGTTTTGAAGTTCGAGAGTAATGTTTCGGTCCCAGAAGTGAAAGATGACCAGGTCTTGATTAAAGTTGCTGCCGCTGCTCTTAACCCAGTTGACTTTAAGAGAAGACTGGGAAAGTTCAAGGACACTGATTCTCCACTTCCG ACTGTTCCAGGATATGATGTAGCTGGTGTGGTAGTAAAGGTTGGGAGTCAAGTGAAGGAGTTCAAAGTAGGGGACGAAGTATATGGAGACATACATGAGAAAGCCTTGGATGGTCCTAAGCAATTTGGTTCTCTTGCAGAGTACACCGCAGTTGAAGAGAAACTTTTGGCTTTAAAACCTAAGAACCTTGACTTTGCTCAGGCTGCTGCATTTCCTCTAGCCATTGAAACTGCTTATGAGGGCCTTGAAAGGACCGGATTTTCAGCTGGCAAATCTATTCTTGTTTTGAATGGTGCTGGTGGAGTTGGAAGCTTGGTCATTCAG CTAGCAAAGCAGGTATTTGGTGCTTCGAGAGTTGCAGCCACTGCAAGCACAGGAAAACTGGAGTTATTGAAAAGTTTGGGTGTTGATTTGGCCATAGATTACACAAAAGAAAACTTTGAAGATCTTCAGGAGAAGTTTGATGTTGTTTATGATGCTATTG GGCAATGCGATAGAGCAGTAAAAGCCATTAAAGAAGGGGGAAGCGTGGTGGCCTTAACAGGTGCGGTTACGCCTCCTGGTTTCAGATTTGTGGTCACTTCAAATGGTGAAGCTTTAAAGAAACTGAATCCATATTTGGAGAGTGGGAAGGTGAAGCCAGTCATAGATTCCAAGGGGCCATTCCCATTTTCACAGGTTGTTGAGGCTTTCTCTTACATTGAAACCAACCGAGCAGTGGGCAAGGTAGTCATTCATCCAATTCCATGa